A portion of the Homalodisca vitripennis isolate AUS2020 chromosome 2, UT_GWSS_2.1, whole genome shotgun sequence genome contains these proteins:
- the LOC124354812 gene encoding general transcription factor 3C polypeptide 3: MDEENEEPIDSIPVENEINPLTEIDMDIDMPSTSEDYSLTTLQSVIPVSVTEEDSGSDDEQTVVKRTKEEVQDLTNKYLTGELTFSEYAAQYGENVYEEAYEEDEPEKKQEQETSAEANDFEQNLAEIKESSSTKKRPKIRSRQRNNLPPVLKGLMGEANLRYVHGEHELAIKLCFEIIRQFPWASQPFETLASLYDEKGDTEKSLQISLLAAHLNPRASKHLWINLAERSEDRGDLKQAITCYGKAIRADSKDFELHMKQAILYERTDDKKSALKRYSKLLQCVGPQHGEKLVEIAKMLAHRYHEGNDLPKAKEALKTLFEKCPNLVTIELVNFMLEILISLKDFETSIETLVKFCNLQATFDKTEDSKFRLLTCSEPENMVVDIFAKLVIIVIHSQAFHLFDHFLTKVKTMNPEEAGDFYFDVAEALIAEKRFKDAMELLTPLTQSTNFNLPAIWLRMAECLKALDRIEDSIKAYLIVVDKAPQLLGARLAVSELLISLGRRDKALEVLTQDEDSEVLNTALLYERCLLLQKMPDKKEQFLVVANLFLSRHFVHIAAKEDITALTTSKAERKKSMIKENKNFQKSFSQGEELKGEFSQTFNEPASEDEWQLFWSVCEVCLEIGNYSTLQRLAFSAQGSPKFSKYSNQIDLLCLSACYYNSDAYFGYNMVRAQVMKNMDCKRSWNLFNMMILRADDSRHNRFLMRLLIRNPHHRALTTLHANNCLVAGTYKYALSDYTAVYQKENSAMMAFLIGVTLCQMACQKFSAKKHSLVTQSVAYFWKYKELRGREGLQESHFNIARAFHQLGLLPSAIHHYKKALEAKSKFIDDNAEHLNLQREAAFNLHLIYLSSGTRDVARMYLEKYIVI, translated from the coding sequence ATGGATGAAGAAAATGAAGAACCGATTGATTCAATTCCTGTGGAGAATGAAATAAATCCATTGACTGAAATTGATATGGATATAGATATGCCATCGACATCAGAGGATTATTCTCTAACAACTCTTCAATCCGTGATTCCTGTTAGTGTGACGGAAGAAGATTCAGGCTCTGATGATGAACAGACTGTTGTAAAAAGAACTAAAGAAGAAGTGCAAGACCTAACCAACAAATATTTAACTGGTGAACTTACATTTAGTGAATATGCTGCACAATATGGAGAAAATGTTTATGAAGAAGCATATGAGGAAGATGAACCTGAAAAGAAACAAGAACAAGAGACTTCTGCTGAAGCCAATGATTTTGAACAAAATCTTGCTGAAATCAAAGAAAGCAGCTCTACTAAGAAAAGGCCTAAGATTAGATCAagacaaagaaataatttacctCCAGTTCTGAAGGGTTTAATGGGCGAAGCAAACTTACGATATGTTCATGGTGAACATGAATTGGCTATTAAGCTCTGTTTTGAAATCATCAGACAATTTCCTTGGGCTTCTCAACCGTTTGAAACTCTGGCTAGCTTATATGATGAGAAAGGTGACACTGAGAAGTCACTTCAAATTTCTCTGTTGGCAGCTCACTTGAATCCTAGAGCATCGAAACATCTTTGGATAAATTTAGCAGAGAGGTCAGAAGATCGAGGAGATCTGAAGCAAGCCATTACCTGTTATGGTAAAGCAATTAGAGCAGACAGTAAAGATTTTGAGCTCCATATGAAACAAGCAATTTTGTATGAGAGAACTGATGATAAAAAATCTGCCTTGAAGCGTTACTCAAAATTATTGCAATGTGTTGGACCTCAACATGGTGAAAAATTAGTTGAAATTGCAAAAATGCTTGCACATAGATATCATGAAGGAAATGATTTGCCCAAGGCTAAGGAAGCTCTAAAGACACTGTTTGAGAAATGCCCAAATCTCGTTACAATCGAGTTGGTTAACTTTATGTTAGAGATACTGATAAGTCTGAAAGACTTTGAAACAAGTATTGAAACATTggtaaagttttgtaatttacaagCTACTTTCGACAAAACTGAAGATAGTAAGTTCAGACTTTTAACATGCTCTGAGCCAGAAAACATGGTTGTTGATATATTTGCCAAACTTGTAATAATAGTGATTCATTCTCAAGCATTCCATTTATTTGATCACTTTTTAACTAAAGTTAAAACCATGAATCCTGAAGAGGCTggggatttttattttgatgttgctgAAGCACTGATTGCAGAGAAAAGGTTTAAGGATGCAATGGAGCTATTGACCCCTCTGACGCAGAGCACCAACTTTAATTTGCCGGCGATTTGGCTGAGAATGGCAGAGTGCTTGAAAGCGTTAGATAGGATTGAAGATTCTATAAAAGCATACTTGATTGTGGTGGATAAAGCACCTCAGTTACTAGGAGCACGGCTAGCAGTAAGTGAGCTATTGATCAGTTTGGGTAGAAGAGACAAAGCATTGGAGGTTCTAACTCAGGATGAAGACAGCGAAGTATTAAATACAGCTCTACTATATGAACGGTGCCTActtttacaaaaaatgcctgACAAAAAAGAACAGTTCCTTGTAGTagcaaatttatttctttctcgCCATTTTGTTCATATAGCTGCTAAAGAGGATATAACTGCTTTAACCACATCAAAAGCTGAGAGGAAGAAAAGCatgattaaagaaaataaaaacttccaaaaatctTTCAGCCAAGGCGAAGAATTGAAAGGAGAGTTTAGTCAGACTTTTAATGAACCAGCATCAGAAGATGAATGGCAATTGTTTTGGTCCGTTTGTGAAGTTTGTTTGGAAATCGGAAATTACAGCACTCTGCAGCGTTTAGCTTTTTCAGCCCAAGGATCACCCAAGTTCTCAAAATATTCTAACCAAATTGATCTCTTGTGTCTGAGTGCATGTTATTACAACAGTGATGCTTATTTTGGTTACAATATGGTCAGGGCTCAGGTAATGAAAAATATGGATTGCAAACGATCGTGGAATCTGTTTAATATGATGATTTTGCGGGCAGATGACAGTCGACACAACCGGTTCCTTATGAGGTTATTGATCCGAAATCCTCACCACAGAGCACTGACCACCCTACATGCCAACAATTGCCTGGTTGCGGGAACTTATAAGTATGCTTTAAGTGATTATACTGCTGTCTATCAGAAAGAGAATTCTGCAATGATGGCTTTCCTAATTGGTGTTACACTCTGTCAGATGGCCTGCCAGAAGTTCTCTGCAAAGAAGCATTCCCTGGTGACCCAATCGGTGGCGTATTTCTGGAAATACAAGGAGTTGAGAGGTCGAGAAGGTCTGCAGGAGTCACACTTCAACATTGCACGAGCTTTTCATCAGTTGGGTCTCCTGCCCTCAGCCATCCATCATTATAAAAAGGCACTGGAAGCAAAGAGCAAGTTTATTGATGATAATGCAGAACATCTCAATTTACAAAGAGAGGCTGCTTTCAATCTTCATCTCATTTATTTGTCCTCGGGTACAAGAGATGTtgcccgcatgtacctagaaaaatacattgtaatatag